The Bacteroidota bacterium genome segment TTAGTTTTTATATAAGGTAACACGCAGGTGGATTTGAAATGGTTTACATGAATTTAGAAAAAAACAATGGAAAACAAAAACTTATCCGTCAAGTGCTAAAATCAGTAAATTTCCAGTATATTCTAAGAATTAACGATTTCAAGAGGCGAAAAAAGAGTTGAAATCATCTTCGTTAGTCTTAAAGTTCAAATTAAATACTCTGTGCCAGCACTCCAACCTCGCATTTCTAGAATAAACGAATAAAAAAAGTGTAAGTGTTTGTTCGGGAGTAAGTCTTCAGACTTATTACTTAAACTTACACTTACACTTGAACAGTACCCAGGACCGGAATCGAACCGGTACGGCATTACTACCATCGGTTTTTGAGACCGACGCGTCTACCAATTCCGCCACCTGGGCATTTTAATTTTGGTGGGCCAAAAGTAGGATAATTTTATGGCTTTTGAAAATTGTTCGGACGATCAATTAGCTGTCAATTCCATATCTTCAAGTGAGAAATGGCCTCATTTCAAAGTACTTGCATTAAGGTGCGAGAAAGAGAATGATATTATTCACAACCTTCTATTAGCAGTTACTCGGGAAATACCCCTATTTTTGAATCAATCCGTTAATAATGACAGATAAATTAGTCCTAATAGAAAGCTATGTCAGAAAAATGAAACCCGAAAAGCCTGATGATGTCTTTAGGTTATAAGCCCGAATTATCAGAAGGTGCAATAAAATGTCCGATCTTTCAAACATCCACTTTTGTATTCAAAAATGCTGAAGAAGGCAAAGCTTTTTTCGAAGTAGCATATGGATTGAGAAAACAAAATGTCGGTGAAGAACTCGGACTCATATATAGTAGAATCAATAATCCGGATCTGGAAATTCTGGAAAACAGACTTACACTTTGGGATGAAGCAGAAGCTTGTTGTTTTCGAAAGTGGTATGTCTGCAATAACTACTGTACTACTCGAATTTCTAAAACCCGGAGATCTGCTTCTTATCAGTAGTCCGCTATATGGGGTAGCGATCACTTCATTAAAAAGATTCTTCCGAAATTCAATATCAATGTGATTACTTTCAAAGTGGGGCAACAGAAAGATGAAGTCATTCAGATGGTGAAAGATTCGGGACTTGCAGACAAGCTTGCAATGATCTATATCGAAACTCCTGCGAATCCAACAAACGATCTCATAGACATTCAGGCGAAAAAGGAAATTGCAAAATATTTTTCTACAAAAGAGAAAGAGGTTTTCCTGGCTGTCGACAATACTTACCTCGGTCCTTTGTGGCAACATCCGTTAAAACATGGAGCTGATCTTGTGTTATATTCTGCTACAAAATATATCGGCGGACATAGTGATGTGATAGCCGGTGCATGTCTTGGTTCAGGTGAAATGATAAAAAGAGTAAAAGGACTGCGAACCTTTTTAGGTAACATGGCAAGTCCAAATACAGGATGGTTACTCTTGCGAAGTCTTGAAACATTGAAAGTACGGATGGACATGCAAGCTTTGAACGCAGATAAAGTTGCAGCATTTTTAAATAAACATCCAAAAGTTGAGAAAGTATATTTTCTCGGCAATCTCACCGAAAAAGATGGCGAACAATTCAGGATCAGAAATCGTCAGTGTCTTACAAATGGCGGAATGATTTCTTTCGATATCAAAGGAGGGGAGAAGGAAGCTTTCAAATTTCTGAATGAACTTAAGCTGATCAAACTTGCAGTAAGTTTAGGAAGCACTGAAAGTCTGGCCGAGCATCCTGCAACGATGACTCACAGTGATGTAGATGATAAATTGAAAAAAGAACTTTCAATCACTGAAAAGATGATTAGACTTTCAATAGGCGTAGAAAACTATGAAGATATTATTTTTGATATTGAGCAGGCTCTGGAGTGTTAAAGACCCCATGTCCTGATTAGAGTGTCGGACGTGAATATTGAATTGTATTTAAATAAAAAATAGTTACTACCAACAATTTATACAGCCATGACCCGTTACATGGAAGCGAATCTTAATAATTTAATTCTTGATAAACTTCTTTACCTTATCATTGATTCTGATAAAATATATTCCTGCACTCAGACATGTAGCATCGATATCTTTAGGCACTTCGTTTTATATTTTATATAACAATGAATTGAAAATTATTTATTTCCGAATTGTGAAATTATATTTTGAAGGAATGCAGACGTTCTTAAACGATTCAGGAATGTGGATTTCGGGGATAAAAATCAACAATTTTCGGAGTGTGTAAAATAATATACACCTGATTTTATAGAAAGTCCATTTACTATCCCTAATTTAGCATTTTGGCAAATAATTGAGGGCACATGTATTTATAATTCATTTCGCCGTCGTTTTTGCAAGAGGATATCATTTTTAGACAACAATGAATTATTCTCCGTAGGTGAAATTCGAATTTCTAGGTGTCTTTCTAAAAATTGATTCTGATAATTGCAAAAAAAAGATGGCTTTATTAAATATAAGCATGAAAGTAAAAGAGAATTTCGATAAAGCGAAAAAGCGGTTGGTACTCCTGGATTATGATGGGACGTTGGTTGAATTTGTTCCAAGACCTGAAAAGGCATTTCCTACAGAAAAAGTTCTCAGCCTTCTGAATAGAATAAATAATAAACCTGATACGAGATTGGTTGTTATTTCCGGCAGGGGCCATCTTGATCTGGAAAGATTTATCGGTCATCTTCCAATTGAAATCATTGCTGAACACGGCGCAATGATAAAATTGAATGGTAGCTGGAGAAATCTGTTTGATAATTCTGATTCGTGGAAAAAAGTTGTACTTCCGGTTTTGAATCGTTTTACTTTTGCCAGCCCCAATTCATTTGTAGAAGAGAAACAATTTTCATTGGTTTGGCATTACAGGAATGTTCCTGATGATGTTGGCTTTTTGCAATCAAGAGAATTGATCCGTATTCTTGAAAATTCAATTACTTCACTTGGCCTGAAATTGATCGATGGTGATAAGGTAGTTGAAATAATTTCAAATAAGATAGGGAAAGGAAGCGCGATAAAGAATTTGATAAATGAAAACAAATTTGATTACATCATTTCGATTGGTGACGATAAAACAGATGAAGAAATGTTTCAGGAACTTTCAACTAATAAAAAAGCTGAGACTATAAAAGTAGGAAGGGGTCCAACCGTTGCCAAGCATTCACTGGAAAATGTAAAGCAGGTTCTTTTTATTCTTAGAGCACCTTATGGAGAACAATAAAACTAATCATTAATTAATTTCAAAGTAGTTTATGGATGAACAGGTACACAAGTATAAAATGGTGTTATTGAAATTGTTCCTACCTGGCATATATCGATATAAATGCAAATGTA includes the following:
- the otsB gene encoding trehalose-phosphatase, with translation MALLNISMKVKENFDKAKKRLVLLDYDGTLVEFVPRPEKAFPTEKVLSLLNRINNKPDTRLVVISGRGHLDLERFIGHLPIEIIAEHGAMIKLNGSWRNLFDNSDSWKKVVLPVLNRFTFASPNSFVEEKQFSLVWHYRNVPDDVGFLQSRELIRILENSITSLGLKLIDGDKVVEIISNKIGKGSAIKNLINENKFDYIISIGDDKTDEEMFQELSTNKKAETIKVGRGPTVAKHSLENVKQVLFILRAPYGEQ